A single region of the Drosophila miranda strain MSH22 chromosome 2, D.miranda_PacBio2.1, whole genome shotgun sequence genome encodes:
- the LOC108155590 gene encoding phosphatidylinositol 4,5-bisphosphate 3-kinase catalytic subunit delta isoform produces the protein MHLVEIGATMNRTASVSHNYAACLLDNRQASYADLTYPGFEMPPTEYAPSDMRFSINLWKNDPPDYVDLICMIPNGTLLMMKAPSSTTIREIKVEVVKMAKQNCLGYMIKDACDYQFYGISVFNIEPYTDETKRLCEVQPHFGLLSLGDRTDATSFSSDYELTKMVSGMIGNSFDHHRTQGTPEIDDFRRSMTDLCESIEVERSQFTWQQRLLYEHPLRLAGSVDMPELIRQRHPTSAFLIVVKNENDQSTFTLSVMEKDTPFSLIESTLQKMNRSQMKMNDRAGDYILKVSGRDEYLFGDHPLIQFLYIQEALSDSAVPNVVLQSVIRLESYINHHNEQSMGLKRAPKKDRSVVLHKAPTSLWDLGNYFQLTLHSISNVNYDKTRAFRVGVDVGLYHGEHKLCSQRSIDAPNGSSDTFLFNDQIMDFDIQMRNLPRMTRLCIVIFEVTKLSRSKKSSNNKDNAQKDVSYNKNPLAWVNTTLLDYKAHLRTGRQVLYTWTYADDIQSDEVFHPLGTIEPNPRKEECALVHVTFHSSGAESVRYPCENTVLQYAADRALASLREKQQQPAEPEKPLKELKELVANYTGLDKIYEMVDQDRNAIWERRNDLLRELPEQLPILLHCVYWKERDDVADIWYLLKRWPLISVERSLELLDYAYPDPAVRRFAIKCLQILKDDDLLLYLLQLVQAIKHESYLESDLVVLLLERALRNQRIGHYFFWHLRSEMQTPSMQTRFGLLLEVYLKGCKHHVAPLRKQLQVLDKLKQGSVIAKKGSKEKVKTMLQDFLRDQRNTGVFQNIQNPLNPSFRCSGVSPDQCKVMDSKMRPLWVVFENADLNSNDVYIIFKNGDDLRQDMLTLQMLRVMDKLWKRDGMDFRMNIYNCISMEQRLGMIEVVRHAETIANIQKEKGMFSATSPFKKGSLYSWLKEHNKPADKLNKAINEFTLSCAGYCVATYVLGVADRHSDNIMVKRNGQLFHIDFGHILGHFKEKFGVRRERVPFVLTHDFVYVINKGCNDREAKEFCHFQELCERAFLTLRKHGCLILSLFSMMISTGLPELSSEKDLNYLRDTLVLDYTEEKAREHFRAKFSEALANSWKTSLNWASHNFSKNNKQ, from the exons ATGCACCTGGTTGAGATCGGAGCAACGATGAACCGCACCGCCTCCGTTTCCCACAATTATGCTGCCTGTTTGCTGGATAACCGGCAAGCGTCCTATGCAGACCTCACGTACCCAGGCTTCGAGATGCCCCCGACCGAGTACGCCCCATCCGACATGAGATTCTCTATCAATCTGTGGAAGAACGATCCGCCCGACTATGTCGATCTCATATGCATGATCCCGAATGGCACCCTGCTGATGATGAAGGCCCCCTCGTCGACCACGATACGGGAAATCAAGGTGGAGGTCGTCAAGATGGCGAAACAGAACTGCCTGGGCTATATGATCAAGGATGCGTGCGACTATCAGTTCTACGGAATCTCTGTGTTCAACATCGAACCCTACACGGACGAGACGAAGCGCCTGTGCGAGGTGCAGCCCCACTTTGGTCTACTCAGCCTGGGCGACCGCACCGATGCCACCAGCTTCTCCAGCGACTACGAACTAACGAAGATGGTCAGCGGCATGATTGGCAACTCATTCGATCATCACCGAACCCAAGGCACGCCCGAGATCGACGACTTTCGACGCAGCATGACAGATCTCTGCGAGAGCATCGAGGTGGAGCGTTCCCAGTTCACGTGGCAGCAGCGTCTCCTCTATGAGCATCCCCTGAGGCTGGCCGGCTCGGTGGATATGCCCGAGCTAATACGTCAGCGTCATCCAACATCCGCTTTTCTGATAGTCGTAAAGAACGAGAACGATCAGAGCACGTTCACGTTGTCTGTCATGGAGAAGGACACCCCGTTCTCGCTGATCGAGAGCACGTTGCAGAAGATGAACCGATCGCAGATGAAGATGAACGATCGCGCCGGCGACTATATACTGAAAGTGAGCGGCCGCGATGAGTATCTGTTCGGGGATCATCCGCTGATACAGTTCCTGTACATCCAAGAAGCGCTCTCGGACTCGGCCGTGCCCAATGTGGTGCTGCAGTCGGTGATCCGCCTGGAGTCGTACATCAATCACCACAACGAGCAGAGCATGGGCCTGAAGCGAGCCCCCAAGAAGGACCGGTCCGTGGTGCTCCATAAGGCACCCACATCGCTGTGGGATTTGGGCAACTACTTTCAGCTGACGCTGCACAGCATCAGCAACGTCAACTACGACAAGACACGGGCGTTCCGGGTGGGCGTTGATGTGGGGCTGTATCATGGCGAGCACAAGCTGTGCTCACAGCGATCGATAGATGCGCCCAATGGCAGCTCGGACACGTTCCTCTTCAACGATCAGATCATGGACTTTGACATACAGATGCGCAATCTCCCGCGGATGACGCGACTGTGCATCGTCATCTTTGAGGTGACCAAATTGTCGCGCTCCAAGAAGTCATCCAACAACAAGGACAACGCCCAGAAGGACGTGTCGTACAACAAGAATCCCCTGGCCTGGGTCAATACAACGCTTCTGGACTACAAGGCTCATTTGCGAACTGGCCGACAGGTGCTGTACACGTGGACATATGCGGACGATATACAGTCGGACGAGGTGTTCCACCCGCTGGGCACCATCGAACCGAATCCGCGCAAGGAGGAGTGCGCCCTAGTGCACGTAACATTCCACAGCAGTGGCGCCGAATCCGTGCGCTATCCCTGCGAGAATACTGTCTTGCAATATGCAGCGGATCGAGCGCTGGCCAGCCTCCGCgagaagcaacagcagccggcAGAGCCCGAGAAACCACTGAAAGAACTCAAGGAGTTGGTGGCCAACTACACCGGCCTGGACAAGATCTATGAGATGGTGGACCAGGATCGCAATGCCATTTGGGAGCGCAG GAATGATCTCCTGCGCGAATTGCCAGAACAGCTGCCGATCCTCTTGCACTGTGTGTACTGGAAAGAGCGCGACGATGTGGCCGACATCTGGTACCTACTCAAGCGGTGGCCGCTCATCTCGGTTGAACGATCACTGGAACTGCTGGACTATGCCTATCCGGATCCAGCCGTTCGTCGATTTGCCATCAAGTGTCTACAAATTCTCAA GGATGATGATCTGCTATTGTACCTGCTCCAACTGGTGCAGGCCATCAAGCACGAATCGTATCTGGAGAGTGATCTGGTTGTGTTACTGCTGGAGCGAGCGCTGCGCAATCAACGCATCGGCCACTACTTCTTCTGGCATCTGCGATCCGAGATGCAAACGCCTTCGATGCAGACACGGTTCGGCCTCCTGCTGGAGGTCTATCTCAAGGGCTGTAAGCATCATGTGGCGCCGCTGCGGAAACAGCTGCAGGTGCTCGACAAACTGAAGCAGGGCTCTGTTATAGCCAAGAAGGGCAGCAAGGAAAAGGTGAAAACCATGCTGCAGGACTTTCTGAGGGATCAGCGGAACACGGGCGTCTTCCAGAACATACAGAACCCACTGAATCCCAGCTTTCGGTGTAGTGGCGTCTCGCCTGACCAGTGCAAGGTGATGGACAGTAAGATGCGTCCGCTGTGGGTGGTGTTCGAGAATGCCGATCTGAACTCGAACGATGTGTACATTATATTCAAAAATGGCGATGATCTGCGCCAGGACATGCTCACACTGCAGATGCTGCGGGTGATGGACAAGTTGTGGAAACGAGACGG CATGGACTTTCGCATGAACATCTACAACTGCATCAGCATGGAGCAGCGCCTGGGCATGATTGAGGTGGTGCGGCATGCGGAGACGATTGCCAACATACAGAAGGAGAAGGGCATGTTCTCGGCCACGTCGCCGTTCAAGAAGGGCTCGCTATACAGTTGGCTCAAGGAGCACAACAAGCCCGCTGATAAGCTGAACAAGGCCATCAACGAGTTCACGCTTAGCTGTGCCGGCTACTGTGTGGCCACCTATGTACTGGGCGTGGCCGATCGTCATTCCGACAACATAATGGTCAAGAGGAACGGACAG CTCTTTCACATCGACTTTGGACACATCTTGGGACACTTCAAGGAGAAGTTTGGTGTGCGTCGGGAGCGTGTACCGTTTGTGCTAACCCATGATTTTGTGTACGTCATCAACAAGGGCTGTAATGATCGCGAGGCGAAAGAGTTTTGTCACTTTCAGGAATTGTGCGAGCGC GCATTTTTAACATTACGCAAACACGGCTGCCTTATCTTATCGCTGTTCTCGATGATGATTTCAACAGGACTGCCGGAACTGTCCTCCGAGAAGGACTTGAACTATCTACGCGACACTTTG GTGCTGGACTATACGGAGGAAAAAGCACGCGAACATTTCCGGGCGAAATTCAGCGAAGCTTTGGCCAACTCCTGGAAAACTTCTCTAAATTGGGCCTCGCACAATTTCTCCAAGAACAACAAACAGTAA